ACTTAGGAAACTGAACAACAGCCACAAACAGAAAAGTAATAAAGCAAAGGAACAAACATTCCCTTGCGGAACCTGTGATACAATGTTCAAAAAACGCTACAATCTGAAGCATCATGTTCTCAGCGGCTCTCACAAAGATCAATCAACCTTCCTGTGTACTCTCTGTGGCAAGTCTTGCTCTGATTCAGAAACATTggaaacacacatgcacagtcaCCACACAGTATACCACTGCCCTGCGTGTTCAGTGACACTTAACAGTGATGTAAAACTGAAACATCACGTACACACACAGCACCCTGGGGTGAAACCTCACTGTTGTGAAAAATGTGGGAAGTCTTACACGTCTCGACAATCCCTCTCGTACCACAAACAAAAAGAGCATGCTGATAGGTCACAGCCAACAGATGGTATTTTGTGCAGCAACGCAGACGGCCGTTACCAATGCCAAGCTTGTAACGCTCTTTTTCACCGACACTCTCCTCAAAATGCACGTTTCTTCACACCACTCTGAGATTCCTTTTTTGTGCAGCGTGTGTGGCAAGCCATGCATTGATCCCAAAGAGTTAAGCGCACACATGGTGACCCATGCACCCTTCCAGTGTTTAGTGTGCGATGCCAAGTTCGCTCACAACACCAAATATACGACACACATGCGAAAGCAGCACCCTGGCGTGAAGGCTCACAAGTGTTTGTACTGCGACATGGCGTTCGACACGCGAAAATGGCTGGCCGTTCATGCGCTGAAACACAATGGGGAGCGGCCACACCTGTGTCCTGAGTGTGGCAAATCCTTCACAGAGGCTCAGGTGCTTCAGCGGCACCGGCTCGCCATGCACCAGGCTGCTCGACCCTACGGCTGCTTGCAGTGCTCTAAGACGTTCAAAACTTCCAGTGCCCTGGCCTACCATCAGCGCAGTCACGTCGCTGCCAAACCCTACCTTTGTGATGAGTGTGGCAAGACATTCCCATGTGCACGTGCTTTATCTACACACAAGATGAGGTGCAAGGCTTTGGGTCAACCTAATGACCAGGGCAATGAGCAGGAGAGGGTTGAAGTTAATGGCTCTGATGAAATTCCTGGCAGTGTAGTTAATGTCGATTCAGACCGACAGGCATTTAAGTGTCAGGACTGCGGTGCAGCATTCAAAGGAGAGCAGTGGTTGTATCGGCACCAGGTAAACACACCCGCTGCTTGCAGTAAAAAGTTTACCTGCGAATTCTGTCTGCGTGTGTTCAAAGACAACAGAAACTTTGTTCGGCATGTGCGAATTCACACAGGTCAGTGAGAAGCCGTTCAAAATCAAATGCGAGGAATGCAAGTCCAACTTCACCACACGCTCGGATCTCTACAGACATTCCAGAACACACAGTGGAGTAAAGCCCTATGCATGCAGTCAGTGTCAGCTGTGTTTCAGATTCAGGTGTGACTTGACCACCCACCTGAGAACACACAGTGGAGAAACACCGTATCAGTGCTTGTATTGTGACCTGGCCTTCATCTCTGCTAGTCAGCGCCTGCAGCATGTACGAAGCAAGCATAAATCTGTTGTGAATGTGAACAATGTGAGAGAATCATGTGAAAAATCAGCCCTTATGAATTTTGGTGAAGACATGGTTCAGACTTGTTCTTCTGGCGTCAACAATTTGCGATGATTATTCAGTAATATATAACATGTTGCTTGTGTAAACATTATGTGAGGATGCCAAATATGAATACATTGATTGTGACCAgtattgttcttttcttttccaaatTGAAATACTTATTTTGGAGTGAAGTTTCAAtctggaagagagagagagagagagagagtgtgtgtgtgtgtgtgtgtgtgtgtgtgtgtgtgtgtgtgtgtgtgtgtgtgtgtgtgtgtgtgtgtgtgttatggtcAGTTATGACTTCAAAATAATAAGCAACTCTTCACAGTctatagttgtgtgtgtgtgtgtgtgtgtgtgtgtgtgtgtgtgtgtgtgtgtgtgtgtgtgcgcgtgtgtgtgtgtgtgtgacaaactCACAAAGGTccatagtgtgtgtgcgtgtacggtTTGTGTCTACGAA
The sequence above is a segment of the Littorina saxatilis isolate snail1 linkage group LG3, US_GU_Lsax_2.0, whole genome shotgun sequence genome. Coding sequences within it:
- the LOC138961127 gene encoding putative zinc finger protein 735, with the translated sequence MAFDTRKWLAVHALKHNGERPHLCPECGKSFTEAQVLQRHRLAMHQAARPYGCLQCSKTFKTSSALAYHQRSHVAAKPYLCDECGKTFPCARALSTHKMRCKALGQPNDQGNEQERVEVNGSDEIPGSVVNVDSDRQAFKCQDCGAAFKGEQWLYRHQGGVSAPTSGKAQLCISSVTGSHGHMLVTSVLLPLETRQAV